The Flavobacterium jumunjinense genome segment TTATGATATTATAAGGAATACTAGATATAATAAAGGAAACGGAAAAATAGACCGTAGACAAAGATTTGAAGGAAAAATTTTGAGTAAAGCTCAAACTGTAAAGACTTATGAGCCAACTCCGCTACCAGCAAAAGGTAGTGCTATGGCAATACTCCTCATTTATGATCTTTACAAGGGGATTAAAGAGTTTGTAGATACAAAAGCAAACATGAAAGATAAACTTGCATTTGACGCACAAACACGTTCATGGGATGAAACAAAAGATGTATTTACTGGTGATATTCAGAGAAAAGGAAATAGTTCAATTGTTGGTCTTGTTATAAGAGATATGCAAAAAGCTGTAAATCAAGGTTTGATAAAGCCAGAAAATTATAATATCAAAGATTTAACTGATATAGCCAATATTGTAATGTTCGGAGGAAATGGAAATGAAGGAGAAACTATTAGAAAAACTGCAGAAGCAATTATTAATAAAGTTTCAGATCCCGAAGCTAGTATACGTTTAGCTATGATTAAAACAAAAGTTGATGAAATAAAGAATTTAAATAATGAAAATAGTACTGATGAGTCAAAGGAATGTCTTGCGTGTGATAAAAAGTAAAAAAATAGTTATGGAAAAAAAAGTTTTGTTTTTTACATTTTTATCGTTTATGGTTTCATGTTCGACAGTTCATAACAAATATTTTAAAATGGTAGAAGGAGAATGGCAGATTACTACTTTTTATCATGGTAATAAAGATTTATGGACAGAAGGATACTATTCAATAGGTTTTCAGGATACTAAAAAATCATGGATGATTAAAGCTGAAAACGGAGAAAAAAATCAGTTTGTATTATACGATTATAAATTTTATATGAATGTTGACACTTTAAAGATAGATGTTTTCAATAGTAAAGATCCTAGATTAAATGCAAATTATAATATTTATATTGATACTATTCAAGAAACTGAAGAAAGTTATACGTTACAGTTAACACTAGACACAGAGAAAACTTATATTCAGGCAATAAAGACTAAATTCAAATATCATTACCCTCCAGGTTGGAAAGGAGATACACCAAGAAGAAAGGCTAAAGAATAAACCCGATCGCGCAGATATGCACAAACGTTAGCGCAGAATTGCATTCTGTGCCAACAAAAAATATAAAACAAAGCCACTTTCATTGCAAGTAAGAAG includes the following:
- a CDS encoding RHS repeat-associated core domain-containing protein: MHDPRLGRFLSRDPLSKNYPWNSDYSYSENRVVDGIELEGLEYLNYNDARVEFSNGRIYLKLENFNDNFQKTYKQNNPLFGLGSNGSLKEDVSFKVNLTSTNNLSANSDGTLTDSNYDIIRNTRYNKGNGKIDRRQRFEGKILSKAQTVKTYEPTPLPAKGSAMAILLIYDLYKGIKEFVDTKANMKDKLAFDAQTRSWDETKDVFTGDIQRKGNSSIVGLVIRDMQKAVNQGLIKPENYNIKDLTDIANIVMFGGNGNEGETIRKTAEAIINKVSDPEASIRLAMIKTKVDEIKNLNNENSTDESKECLACDKK